Sequence from the Panicum virgatum strain AP13 chromosome 5N, P.virgatum_v5, whole genome shotgun sequence genome:
AGCGCGTACCGAATCATACTTTAGTGTAGTTTCTCATGGTAATAAAGTATGTTTATTGTGGTGTGTCCAAcatcgagctcataatcttatTAAGATTTGTCTGTAAACTGCTCTActttttttaatgaaatacATGCCTTAAAACACGTTCTCAAATAGTATCAAAATTGTCCCCGTGATCTAGCTCGGCAGATCGAAAGGTTATGCAACACTAGATATTTCGACCgtgtcagcatgtcgagctttGTTGTGAGTTTTACTTTACCGGGAGGGGGGGATTACTTCTTGGTCGATAAATGTGGTTTGGCCTAAGGTGCTCACGCAAGGTTCATCTAGTACAAAAGTATGGGCATCATGTCATGTGTCATGCCTACACTGGCTAGCTATATCATATATATGGATCGGCTTAGTTAGATGTTAAAATATTGGCATACTAAAATATAGGTATTACCATTTTTTTATCAGAACATAGCAAATTTTCTAGAATAGCATTTGGCTAGCTAGACTACTTTTCGGACCTTCAATCAAACAAAATGAGTgtcaaaatttgtagattttagCATTTTTAACATTTTTGAAGCGTACCAATCAAACTGTATGGGCAATAGAATTCGGCCGTCTGCTCTTGTGTTCCACGCACGGATTAGAAGATTGGTGCcagggccttttttttttttttgcaaaccagGGGCATAAATGGAAGGCTGCTACTGCTAGACAGCCTGCTAGGCTGCtgcttttccttttgtttctcgCAGGACACCGCTTAACATTGACCCGCGGGCCCTCCCGCCGCGGGACCCACCACCTCCGCACCCACCAAAGTTGGAAGGAGAAGGGCAAAACAGTCAGTACGGATTGTTGGTGTCCAACCCAGGCGCCATTCCGGGCGAATACTTGAGGTTGTCGTGTCAGTGTCACCTAGAAGGATCAGCCGCTGTGAGAGGCGAGAGACCCGCGGTGCACGGGATTCAACTCATCAAAAGAGCAGAGATTGGagctggaatggtgtgagagaaaaataatattagattggttggagctggtggctggagtgatGTGAGAAGAAAATATtgttgggctggagctggagctagaGTTAGCTGCCGAACGAAGTGAAAACGATCACAGACCAGAAAAAATATTGgtgctttctttttcttctagaTCACCACTGCGGGTCTGCGGCACACCATGGACATGGAAGAAAAATTCACTTCTAGAGCACGATGATTACGCATGCAACATTCAAGACCTTGTAGCAGAGGGCCGAACAGCGGCTCACCATGATCGAGATGATCCACACATGGGGATGCAACCCCGGCCATTTCTCTACATCCTCTCCTTTCCCTCTCTGCAATCTTCATTCTCCACCGTCCATTTGCTCGCCGATGTGGACCCTCCGGATCGGCCACTATGCAGCATGCAGATTAGCATCATCACTTTCAGGTTGGGGCTTTGGAGGAGCGTTTTATTGGCTAAGCATGCTGTGGCTGTGATTGGCTGGGGTTGGCACAAAAATAACGGGAGGTTATCGCCGTTGCTTTCGGGCTGACGCGTGGCTGCTTGGCCATGGGCACAGCATGCCGCGTGCCCGTGGGCGTCACGGCCTCACGGGCCCACATGCCTGCTTCTCGTAAGGAAAATAGTTATTCGGATTGTCTTCTTTAGGATAATGAAAATGGAAATATTATTCGGAGTAGTAGTATATAATAATGGAGTAAAAGATCAGATACAATTCTGGTTTCCAAGACGCTAGGAGAAGCTAGTACTAGCTAGTACTGGCGAGGGTTTTttagggcatgtacaacagTACATACGGCTGCTGTCTATTTGACACACACAGTCAGCTAAAGAGACAGCTTGTACAATAAGTCGTCTATTTGACTGTCCGCAAGATATTTAATCCATCCTTTGGCACATAAATTATGGTGATCCAGTACATAATTCAATCTTTGTAGCTATTTATGTTGCATACATGAGAGAATGCATAATATATTCAAATAATTCACATGAGAGAATAGGCATAGAGATAgaagattcatttttaattcATGCTAGATAACAGAACAGGCACTTCAGTTCACAGGAAGTTCATAGTGCAAAATTCAGTCTCCTTGTACCTTTGCTATCTTAATAGTGctgtaaaaatacaaaattgcTAACTGAATAGTGATTGAAATTGAAGGTAATCAAGCAGAGTTTTGCAGAGGGCCGCATGAGGCTGCGGACGAACTGAGGATTCGCACAAGCAAACAGAAGCCAGCACAAGCAGACGTGGCGCAAAGGAGCCGGACCATTGGCCAGCAGATGTGGCGTAGAGGAGGCTGGGCTGCACGGGGCAGTGGCCTCGTCGACAGGCGGAGATGCGCGGCGGCGTAGAGGAGCCGTGCCATTGCCAGCAGATGTGCTGCCAAAGAAGCTGCCGGCACCGTCCAAGAAGCAGCTTCCGTCCGTGAAGAAAATTGGAGGAGTAGCTGCGCCATACCCGCTCGCTCCGTTCTGCTCCGGCACATGGGCAACGCCGAGGACCCCTTCCTGGACTGCGCCGCACCTCCAGCTCTAGCTCCAAGCACTTGTCCTCCTCTTGCAGGATCCGCTCCGCTCCCTGAtcctcgccttctccgcctGGCGCCGCAGCTCGTCGGCGGAGTCGGACACCGCCACATCCGGCGGTGGGAGCGGAGGAGCCTGCCACGGCACCAAGGCCGCATCCCTCATGCGCTCTGCCGGGATGTCGTCGCTGCCCTGGGCATCTGGAATCGCACAAACATATCATGAACTAACCGATGTAGAATCGTCCTGGACCAGGCCGGAGGGGAGATCTCACCTGCCGACCCTGAGCCGGAAGTACTCAGCGCCGCTGGTGGCGAGGGCGTGGGCAGAGGCGGGGACCGGCTgcggcgctcgtcgccggcgcggtATTGGAACTCCATGGCGATTCCGTCTGCTCCGGTGCCGCAGCAGCTCCCGCCATGGCCTGCCGCTTCTGCGACGCCGCCTTGGGCCTCCGCTTGGAGGGGGATTTGGGGGGTTTGCAATGGCGCGAGATTTGCTGCGCAGGAAGCAAAAATTGCCCCCGCGCGCATCGGAtctgcgacggcgacgacgaccggGAGCGGGTGGTACAACGGGTGCGTGGAGTCGTCGATTCGCGTTGGAGCACGGGCTGCTGCCGTAGTCGAACAAGACGACGGCTTCGCTCTCTCTCCATGATTAATGAGGCTCGGGTCGTCGTATTTCATCGCGTCCGAGGGAAGTCGACGAGGTCGTCTCTacgttgtacatgcccttaaTCTCTACCAAATTcatggaaaaggaaaaaaaaagggtgGTCACTTGCTTTAATAAATCGTAAATAGCGGAACACGCACTAGATTATCGATGATGCTGAAACAAAATGCTGCCAAAACTGCGCacacggaggaggaggaggaggacgttgTTTTTGACGCTTTGTTTGACCGTGATCAGTGCTAGTTCCGGTTTCCTGATGCATCATTACTCCTTCCCCAATCCACGCGGTTACGTTGTTATTGAACGTGTGTACGCGGCCAACTAACTATCTAGAACAACATTCTTGAGCACCAAGGCATGCACGCCCATTACTATtggctgcaaaaaaaaaaatcttcatgGCATTTTGTTCCATTGCGTGCGCTCTGCATCGCCCACATGTGCATCACACCACTGGAAGAAgccacggccggccggccacgcaTGTTCTTCAGTCGCCGCCGCGTGAAGTGGACAGCTACTGAATCGAAGAGCACCCCAActttttctctgttttttttctcttcatCATTTTATCGGGAGGCTACTATGTGCGATACGTCTTGGCTTCCTCAACCGCCCACCAGCAGCCCAGCTGCTGCGTACGCTAAAACTTTCTTTGCTTCCTCCAACGAATATAAAAATAaacctttctttttttcttctttgatcCTGATGAGCAATCAAGAACAAATAAAAAGTTTTGAGGTACTCGTAACAGCCACTCGTACAAAAGCATCGGAACATTATAAAAAGGTAGAATAATTGGTGATCTGTGGTCAAAACCAGCGGGCTTTTGATAAGCTCTCGCATGGTTTTGTGATAAGCTCGTTGCTTGCCAGGTGATAGGCTGCCTGCCCCTCGTTTTCGCCCGCCAATGGTACGGTGTCATCATCCAGCAAGTGCAGGCAGGACAGGAGCATGATTCCCCGGAAGATGCCCTGCGCCTGACACTTGATTGGATATTCGGCAATCAGCTAGAGTATTATGAGAGATTAGGTTTGGGTGACTAGTTTTTTTTGATAAACAGGGGCGACTAGTTTAATAGCAGCTTAGGGCACTGGTACTAATATTCTTCTTTATTTGTCGACCTAATAATCCAAGCCCCTCTTTCTACTAGGACCTTGGCTGTTGGCTCGCCCTACCTGCGTGTTGTTCATGTATAGTAATGTTAACCTTTGGGTGAATATATTCGAGGCTGAATTAACCAGGTAACTTTTGGAgaattaccccccccccccccccccccccccccaccaccaccaaaaaaaaaagattagccAACTTGAAAAGTTGCACGCTTTGGAGAAACTTTCATCCCTATATTTCATCATCCCTATATTTCTAAGAAATGGAATTTGCCGTGTGGTGAGCTAATTTCCTACATGAAAAATTCCAGCACGGAATCCATATGCAGTTGTATATATAGTTGATTATCATATGATACAATAAAAATGACCATTCGCTATCTGAAATTGACTACTGCTATTATATATCACCCCCAAAAACGTGGCGTCCATCAATATGCGTGCCATCTGCTTCTTCCGATCCCCTTgggtttgctcgagattcacgAAAGCTACGACACACGACAAATGGTAGCGAGAGGCCAAAGAGGAATTCCTCTACGAAAAGAGAAAGAAGTTTATCGGAAGAGAATTAATAATCCAGTGATGATCCTTCTatagaaaataaagaaagattTTAGCTAGAGGCGAAGTCAAGCTTGCCAATTCCCTTGCTTACCATTCCAACTGGATCCAAAAGGATGCAACGACACCAGCCACTTAATCAATTGGATGGATGATGAGTTCCATTCGATGTTTTGATCCATTTTGAATTGAAAATCATGTCGATAACACTGCAAAAATAGTTGGCATTAACACTTAACCCCAGGAGATCTAGCAACTCACGGTTCAAAGTTACCGtggcccacatgtcatatatAGACCATCTCGTTTTTTGACAGAGCAATAATTCATTGGgtttaatctataattagtcaATTGTAGTTTATTTATGTGATACAAAGTTATATTCATAAGCAAGTATGTTTGCATACAAATATAGTAACACCAACTTTGTGTCAAAAGAATTGTATATGTGTTCATTGACTAATTGCTGGTTAAAGACTTGTTCGAACAAAACAAAATGAGCCCTGTAAAGACAAATGGAAGGAGTATGTTGTAGGCGATCATGCACTCCTAATCAAGTGGAAGGAGCAGAAATCAACTTGAAAAGTAGCATGCTTCGTTTATTATTATAAGCAGTGATGTTTGCATTTCGTTGCACACTGCTAGTTATTATTCGCCAAGCATGTCACTTGATGGCTGCCTTCATGTAACATGTTTGATTTGATCTCTATCCATGGGTGCCAGTTAAAGGTTTGATATATGTATAAACTGCATAAGTTCCAACCGGGGATGAAGTAAGCGAAAACTACATCCACCTGTAGCACCTTGCATAATTACGTTTAAATACTCGTAATCATCAAATAGCATCTGCGCAACATAGAAAAACGTATAATTGCCACCTTTTGACGTAGCATCTCCATAATGTTTACTTGTTTAGCTTTCTTTACCCAAGTTGGCTCTATCAAATGAACTGCTGCTCAAAAGCAAAACTTTGTGATAGTTAAATCAGTGTTGATGCCTTGATGGGTCCTGTGAAATCTACTCTTTTTGAAGCATGCGTACTATGCTAACGATATTGTCTTAGGATGTTATTGAGCTGTACTATGCTAACCGGCTGGCATAAGTCTATTCAGGATGGCCGtcaatagtttttttttgttgaagaGGGAGGTCAATAGAAAATTAGACCTTTAAACTCTATTTTTTACATTTTATACTGTAAAAAAACGGTTTATGATTATAAATACCGAATAG
This genomic interval carries:
- the LOC120675566 gene encoding uncharacterized protein LOC120675566 is translated as MKYDDPSLINHGERAKPSSCSTTAAARAPTRIDDSTHPLYHPLPVVVAVADPMRAGAIFASCAANLAPLQTPQIPLQAEAQGGVAEAAGHGGSCCGTGADGIAMEFQYRAGDERRSRSPPLPTPSPPAALSTSGSGSADAQGSDDIPAERMRDAALVPWQAPPLPPPDVAVSDSADELRRQAEKARIRERSGSCKRRTSAWS